The proteins below are encoded in one region of Populus alba chromosome 2, ASM523922v2, whole genome shotgun sequence:
- the LOC118042030 gene encoding cinnamoyl-CoA reductase 2 produces MSEKIVCVTGAGGYLASWLVKFLLSKGYVVHGTVRDPSDEKNAHLLKLENARENLKLFKTDLLDYEGLSTAITGCAGVFHVACPIPTDPASILNPKDKLLEAAVTGTRNVLNACSITKVKKVIAVSSIAAVMLNPNWPKDQAMNEDSWSDFEFCKANEQWYFLAKTKAEKEALEYGKTNELKIVTICPSIIIGPLLQPTMNSSSLYLLSYLKDGLETLDSGTRSFVDVRDTAKALLLVYEKDEAEGRYICSSHDITTQDLAEKLKAMYPHYNYPKSFAGGMPSMDMSSEKLLNLGWKYRSLEESLVAAVKNYEERGDLAKN; encoded by the exons ATGTCCGAGAAAATTGTGTGTGTAACAGGTGCAGGAGGGTACTTGGCATCGTGGCTGGTAAAGTTTCTTCTTTCAAAGGGCTATGTGGTTCATGGAACTGTGAGAGACCCAA GTGATGAAAAGAACGCACATCTGTTGAAGCTGGAAAACGCAAGAGAGAATCTGAAACTCTTCAAGACAGATTTGCTAGATTATGAAGGTCTTTCTACTGCAATCACAGGATGTGCCGGGGTTTTTCACGTTGCTTGCCCAATTCCTACAGATCCTGCCAGCATTCTTAATCCCAAG GACAAGTTGCTGGAAGCTGCAGTCACCGGCACACGGAATGTACTGAATGCTTGCTCCATAACTAAAGTGAAGAAAGTTATTGCTGTGTCATCTATAGCTGCTGTTATGCTAAACCCAAATTGGCCAAAGGATCAGGCGATGAATGAGGATTCTTGGTCTGACTTCGAGTTTTGTAAGGCAAATGAG CAATGGTATTTTCTTGCCAAGACAAAAGCAGAAAAAGAAGCTTTGGAATATGGAAAGACGAACGAGCTCAAAATTGTGACCATCTGTCCCTCCATTATCATAGGGCCTTTGTTGCAGCCAACCATGAATAGCAGTAGCTTATACCTCCTAAGTTACTTAAAAG ATGGATTGGAAACACTAGACAGTGGAACCCGTTCTTTTGTAGATGTGCGCGATACAGCAAAAGCACTCTTGCTGGTATACGAGAAGGATGAAGCTGAGGGAAGGTATATATGTTCATCACATGATATTACAACTCAGGATTTGGCAGAAAAGTTGAAGGCAATGTATCCCCATTACAACTACCCCAAGAG TTTTGCTGGAGGGATGCCATCAATGGACATGAGTTCAGAGAAATTGCTGAATTTAGGATGGAAATACAGATCATTAGAGGAATCACTTGTTGCTGCTGTCAAGAACTACGAAGAGAGAGGCGATTTGGCTAAGAACTAA
- the LOC118042032 gene encoding uncharacterized protein isoform X1, with amino-acid sequence MAYQAVPGPSSGSSSSSGFQYMNSPFGDTTYTKVFVGGLAWETQSETMRRYFEQFGDILEAVVITDKNTGRSKGYGFVTFREPEAARRACADPTPMIDGRRANCNLASLGRPRPPLPYVGRLRPAAPYIASVQSPRGTYVGSFGYQQPVSYGYQQGLMYHPYGYAAYGPEYVYQQQGVYNPYAAGQQYLQIYGVPGTVNTGMYPYGQFGQNVPGGHGYTTMQGYAVPGHHIMQFGGPGVNAMTTSPLPTIQAPYPTGIAAAVPAQQQFIVPAPSPQYMHSSGSDQTTG; translated from the exons ATGGCTTATCAAGCGGTTCCGGGTCCTAGCTCGGGATCGAGCTCAAGCTCAGGGTTTCAATACATGAATTCTCCATTTGGAGATACAACTTATACTAAGGTCTTTGTTGGGGGCCTTGCTTGGGAGACCCAGAGCGAGACCATGCGTCGTTATTTCGAGCAGTTTGGTGATATTCTTGAGGCTGTTGTGATCACCGATAAGAACACTGGCCGATCAAAAGGCTATGGTTTT GTAACTTTCCGAGAACCAGAGGCAGCTAGGAGAGCCTGTGCTGATCCTACTCCGATGATCGATGGGAGACGGGCTAACTGTAATTTGGCTTCACTTGGACGACCTCGGCCACCACTGCCTTATG TTGGACGTCTGAGACCAGCTGCCCCATACATTGCAAGTGTGCAATCCCCCAGAGGGACTTATGTTGGAAGTTTTGGCTACCAGCAACCAGTTTCTTATGGCTACCAACAAGGCTTGATGTATCATCCATATGG CTATGCAGCATATGGACCTGAATACGTTTATCAACAG CAGGGTGTTTACAACCCTTATGCTGCTGGCCAGCAGTACCTTCAGATATATGGAGTTCCTGGAACAGTGAACACAGGCATGTATCCTTATGGGCAGTTCGGTCAAAATGTTCCTGGAGGTCATGGTTATACAACAATGCAAGGATATGCTGTGCCAGGTCATCATATTATGCAGTTTGGTGGACCAGGTGTCAATGCAATGACAACTTCACCTTTGCCAACGATTCAAGCACCATATCCTACAG GTATAGCTGCAGCTGTTCCAGCACAGCAACAGTTTATTGTTCCTGCTCCTTCTCCTCAATATATGCATAGTAGCGGTTCTGACCAAACCACTGGGTGA
- the LOC118042033 gene encoding SWI/SNF complex subunit SWI3B encodes MASVSPAPPSLHPKIPLSSPVKPEIQPPTTAAPSPRPPQPPPPSSEPDVVHIPSYSRWFSWDNIHECEVRFLPEFFDSRSPSKNPSVYKYYRNSIISQFRKNPSAKLTFTEIRKTLVGDVGSIRRVFDFLDAWGLINYSPLNKQLKWEDGKDSSSKTAASPAGGGGGDGGTAGDANASNNKDNCKRLCSGCKSLCSIACFFCDKYDITLCARCYVRGNYRVGVSSSDFRRVEISEEARTDWTEKETLQLLEAVMHYRDDWKKVAQHVGGRSEKDCITHFIKLPFGEVFTDYTDVGDVDSKYNQIKECDDDESGPNGNGSPSPSKKIRLSPLVDASNPIMAQAAFLSALAGTEVAEAAARAAVTTLTEVEYGGSKGSLEYVSRVTKHLDSGVASNGDTNLNASVKACLDANSLLEKEESDVETAISRITEVQMKEIQDKILRFEELDLQMEKEWQQLDQMKNLLFADQLSVLSKRSLTTKIDERGSTLKAEERGDENAKTD; translated from the exons ATGGCCTCAGTATCACCCGCACCACCATCTCTCCACCCCAAAATCCCTCTATCCTCtcccgtcaaacctgagattcaaCCTCCCACAACCGCCGCCCCTTCTCCCCGACCACCACAACCACCTCCTCCCTCCTCCGAACCAGACGTCGTCCACATCCCTAGCTACTCCC gctGGTTTTCATGGGACAACATACACGAATGCGAGGTCCGATTCCTCCCAGAATTCTTCGATTCGCGATCGCCTTCGAAAAACCCTAGTGTTTACAAGTACTACAGGAACTCAATCATCTCCCAATTCAGGAAAAACCCTTCCGCCAAACTCACTTTTACTGAAATCAGGAAGACTCTCGTTGGTGACGTGGGGTCCATTCGTAGGGTTTTTGATTTCTTGGATGCTTGGGGTTTGATCAATTACTCCCCTTTGAATAAGCAATTGAAGTGGGAAGATGGCAAGGATTCTTCTTCCAAGACTGCTGCTTCGCCCgccggtggtggtggtggtgatggaggGACTGCCGGTGATGCTAATGCTAGTAATAATAAGGACAATTGTAAGAGATTGTGCAGTGGCTGTAAGTCTCTCTGTAGCATTGCTTGCTTCTTTTGCGATAAG TATGATATAACTCTTTGTGCCCGGTGCTATGTGCGTGGAAACTATCGGGTTGGTGTCAGTTCATCGGATTTCAGGCGGGTGGAGATAAGTGAAGAGGCAAGGACAGATTGGACAGAGAAAGAGACTTTGCAACTTCTTGAAGCTGTTATGCATTACAGGGATGACTGGAAGAAGGTTGCGCAACATGTTGGTGGTAGAAGTGAGAAGGACTGCATTACTCATTTTATCAAGCTTCCTTTTGGAGAGGTTTTTACTGATTATACAGACGTAGGGGATGTTGACAGCAAGTATAACCAAATAAAGGAATGTGATGATGATGAATCTGGACCAAATGGTAATGGTTCTCCATccccaagtaaaaaaatacgTCTCTCACCTCTTGTGGATGCAAGCAACCCAATAATGGCTCAG GCTGCTTTTTTATCAGCTTTGGCGGGCACAGAGGTTGCAGAAGCTGCGGCTCGAGCAGCTGTAACTACTCTGACTGAGGTGGAATATGGGGGAAGTAAAGGCAGTCTTGAATATGTTTCTAGGGTTACAAAGCACCTAG ATTCTGGTGTTGCATCAAATGGTGACACCAATCTAAACGCTTCAGTAAAAGCTTGTTTGGATGCGAATTCACTTCTGGAGAAGGAAGAGTCGGATGTGGAGACAGCAATTTCCAGGATTACAGAAGTTCAG ATGAAAGAGATTCAAGATAAGATTCTTCGGTTTGAGGAGTTGGATTTGCAGATGGAGAAAGAGTGGCAGCAGCTGGACCAAATGAAGAACCTTCTCTTTGCTGACCAGCTCAGCGTTTTATCTAAAAgaagtttaacaacaaaaatCGACGAACGTGGTTCAACACTGAAAGCAGAGGAACGAGGGgatgaaaatgcaaaaactgATTGA
- the LOC118042032 gene encoding uncharacterized protein isoform X2 has product MAYQAVPGPSSGSSSSSGFQYMNSPFGDTTYTKVFVGGLAWETQSETMRRYFEQFGDILEAVVITDKNTGRSKGYGFVTFREPEAARRACADPTPMIDGRRANCNLASLGRPRPPLPYVGRLRPAAPYIASVQSPRGTYVGSFGYQQPVSYGYQQGLMYHPYGYAAYGPEYVYQQGVYNPYAAGQQYLQIYGVPGTVNTGMYPYGQFGQNVPGGHGYTTMQGYAVPGHHIMQFGGPGVNAMTTSPLPTIQAPYPTGIAAAVPAQQQFIVPAPSPQYMHSSGSDQTTG; this is encoded by the exons ATGGCTTATCAAGCGGTTCCGGGTCCTAGCTCGGGATCGAGCTCAAGCTCAGGGTTTCAATACATGAATTCTCCATTTGGAGATACAACTTATACTAAGGTCTTTGTTGGGGGCCTTGCTTGGGAGACCCAGAGCGAGACCATGCGTCGTTATTTCGAGCAGTTTGGTGATATTCTTGAGGCTGTTGTGATCACCGATAAGAACACTGGCCGATCAAAAGGCTATGGTTTT GTAACTTTCCGAGAACCAGAGGCAGCTAGGAGAGCCTGTGCTGATCCTACTCCGATGATCGATGGGAGACGGGCTAACTGTAATTTGGCTTCACTTGGACGACCTCGGCCACCACTGCCTTATG TTGGACGTCTGAGACCAGCTGCCCCATACATTGCAAGTGTGCAATCCCCCAGAGGGACTTATGTTGGAAGTTTTGGCTACCAGCAACCAGTTTCTTATGGCTACCAACAAGGCTTGATGTATCATCCATATGG CTATGCAGCATATGGACCTGAATACGTTTATCAACAG GGTGTTTACAACCCTTATGCTGCTGGCCAGCAGTACCTTCAGATATATGGAGTTCCTGGAACAGTGAACACAGGCATGTATCCTTATGGGCAGTTCGGTCAAAATGTTCCTGGAGGTCATGGTTATACAACAATGCAAGGATATGCTGTGCCAGGTCATCATATTATGCAGTTTGGTGGACCAGGTGTCAATGCAATGACAACTTCACCTTTGCCAACGATTCAAGCACCATATCCTACAG GTATAGCTGCAGCTGTTCCAGCACAGCAACAGTTTATTGTTCCTGCTCCTTCTCCTCAATATATGCATAGTAGCGGTTCTGACCAAACCACTGGGTGA